Part of the Paramisgurnus dabryanus chromosome 21, PD_genome_1.1, whole genome shotgun sequence genome, ttgtttaatcaaaatacacttttttattaaactacactattcaccttattccgccatgccccttttcaattcttcgctcttccgcattttgtcaaccgacttccgctgctaatatggcacagtgcattcggtagctagtttggtggttagaagattgtttgtagttcactataactttagcgaaatgacaaatatcacaactgctgtaaatgttttaaattaggagcACGGAGAAAACTTCATACGACGCTCGGGTAGTCTTAAAATGTCCCATAAATCGTCTCGTGGTTAGACGATATGAAGCAGCCGCGGCAagtaactattggacatatttaattacctcgtcctgtcaggaggagcagcattgaaaattattaaagtacttatgcctaccaatatttacacagtgatttagtcttttttaaaacaaatgtgcaccttagccagtccaataactatttcgttttatgtggtaatgtaccatgatagaattcatttgcaaacttgccaacacttattccttcacactgtaaaggtttatataactgcatgacaggtaacatctgatcacattgtaaaggtttataactgcatggcaggtaatatctgatcacattgtaaaggtttaatataaatgcatgacaggtaacatctgatcacactgtaaatgtttaatataactgcacaacatcttgatcacatagtaaatgtttaatataactgcatggcaggtaatgtctgatcacattgtaaaggtttaatataactgcacaacatctgatcacattttAAAGGAATAACTACTCAACCTTACCTTACACATTAATACTGGAAAAAGAGCTCCTTTGGTGTAAAACACATTAAGTAATTTTACGGCGCGATTTTGAATGATGACTGTTTACTGTAAATAAGGGCTCCCCCTCCCTACAAAAGCCAATTTAACCACTGCTTGTGAGCATCTCCGATTTAAAGCCTATCAGTGTGTTGCTGGTGATatgaaaaagaaaattaaatggTGCTTGTGTGTACAGTTTTGTTGTTGCAagaatttcattttaagaaaggAGTGTTAAGTTTTGATTGTTTCATGTTGGCGTGGATGTGAGTTGTTAATCTTCAAGTGCTATGTCTAATTGGCTCGTGTGTACAGTTATATAAATAGCCAAATTCTGCAAAAAGTGTGTAAGCAATAGGCAAAAACTGTAATTTCACAACAATTTCTTGCCAATGTTATATCTTCatggaatgtttttttttttacattatgtaggatgatatgctgaaaacagtaaatcacaaaaatagaCTTTTCACAAGCAGGGTCACCACTTAATTTCTGTTTTTTATTCCGTCTCCAACCATATCATGCAATATTCTGTtctgcaatattgtttttgccaTTTATAGTAGTGACAAATAATGTGGTATTTTGAatgatgtttgtgtttgtgttgtagGAAAATCGAAAGAGTAGACTCGTTTTATTCTCGTTGTACCTTTTGTTAATGTAGTGGCGACATCTGCTGATCAATACTGCTCCGTGCAAATATTTTGACTCCTCCCTTAAGCTCCACCGTCATCGTTTCGATTTCATTTCAGTATTGTTTATCCGTGAACGCTGACTGTGGATGTCAGATTAATTGAGAACTTGATTTTAATAGCTGGCGGCGTCTTACAGTTGGTGATATTCATCTGTTTGGAGTGAATTTTGATGGTGTAATTTGTCGATTGTGGTGTTTGGCTGGTCATGTTTCTTTCACGTGAGTCAGCAGTCAACACAGTTTATATACCATGATAAGATAAATTACATGTTATCAATGCTGGTTATGTGCATTCGCTTGTACAGTCATTTGTAAAGCAgtaataacattgtaatttgtaatattttcGTTGTAAATATTTAATCGGAGCTGTCTAAAAGACCTCCGTTTAAATCATGCCTGCAATTATAAACCTGAGTCATACGTAAGATTGTTTCGACTCAATCGATAGCCTCTTAAAACAGTACAGTTTTTGATTGAACCAATTTGCATGCAATATGACGGGTATCATGAAAAATGTTGCAGTAATACTATAAAAGAAAGATAACATGTAGGCTACATTAAGCATTAATGAGTTATAAAAAATTGCTAACACGTTGTAATTTAATCATTATACTGAGAAATTAGCAAATTATaactgtttataaaataaattaattgttgTGAATAATGTCATTGTGTCAAAAACTTCATCAAACATCAAAACATTTGAGCTGAAATGCGtgattgtgtaaaaatgtaaaataagtatGAAATTATAGTACGGTATTATAAAGTTcacaacagaaaaaaaacattttacatatccgtttaattttgttttaaatgtatttaaaaactgaaaattataTAACTGACATGCATGTTTtactaaagcaataaaccccaagaagcagtgggttaccagtgcattttataacagctaaggggtgttgttaggcacgacgcgaagcccccttagctgttataaaatgcactgtaaccccactgctacgcgagggtttattgcgtttataaaacggttacttcatatgcataacgttagcgggattttataaaataaaacacaaataagttgtaattatattagtacaaatattactcttccgccaaacaaagtagttcctcagaatcaagtgtgactgaaacagagcagttcccaaccaacacagacgcagcaaagacacaatgaaaatatgatttgagactgtggtgtttattttataaaccaatattcatgtaatttatacattaacattgatattgtgcaactgttgaagtgatgatcaaatatgcttggaagcatgcttaactctttccccgtcagcgttttttttttttaagttgccacccagttttagtttaatgccttgcagaaaaattatcttctttaaataaacataaaatatcaaatgaaagaacagaccatctgctttcaaacaaaaacaaacaaacaaaaaagtttcatcctaccttcatttgttctcttatcacctctcaatttttttagcaaaggggctgtttacacttggtattaagatgtgttttcatcgatcggatcacaagtggacgagagagacacattacgtttacacctggtatttaaatccgtttcttttgtccactttcgaccacttctgtcctgactcctgaatactgtgaggggacggtccgtgagacggtgggcgagtctctctgctgtcattcaaacgcgagtgggagtaattatgagtttatatggacgcaaaccaATATTACcgtatgtcggagtccactgcttgtttagcaagtaaacatgctgcacagagttttgtacgtgtatatgttagagctttctctgaattttcagcgcaattgatgaaataggatcgcgctactttcacgctttcaaaatgaaactacggagaacacccgcagaagttttatcaatgaaaggctaaaaatagcgctattcaccgtatgttcatgccagaagtaaaaaaaaaaaacgtaaaatttgtgtttaatacctcagattagacaaatgggcagagagaaggcggtcgcgtgtggctgttggaacacattcaaccatattgcgttccgcagctccaaagcgatccgatcgaaagtggtttcgactacctctggatgtggttgaaagtggtcgaaagtggacgcgttcaaagcGTTTtaaacaccgtttacacctggcattaacgtcatccacttgtgatccgatcgacgaaaacgcatgttaatgccaagtgtaaacagcctctaaaagtggagataattccatttttgtgaagaacttatgtaagagatcagattcaaagccatcaaaacttacacgctgtgttttcagtgttgagtgaatgcctcagtgtttaagttgggtaagatcgccccccagtggatagcggacgtatgaacttgagttagaaactcctcagacaacgctttctctttatcgacgagatgactcaacaatatttattgacatgtaTCTGGaaatcgccattaattgtggaattgtagacaaataaaaaatatgattaaagactgtggtgtttattttcataaatcagtacacagcaacagtggcgcagtgatacttatgtgatgtggtctgaaccgtgaggttaccggtgtattttatcacggcttagaacccgtttcaaccaatcagaatgtagaaccagaactgcccgttttataaatTCTTTTTGATCATTTATCACCTTTTACACATCAGagcatatatacacacatgcatatatagGCACAACATTCGTCTCTCTCTGCTATCTGCATCAACTGAAAACTTTactatatatttaatgtaatataaaCATTCAGTTATTGCAATCTTTTGTAATCTACCATTGTAATGTGCATTGGTGTATGTGTGCTATTATAAATAACAGCCTTCTCTTCACAGTCATTAGTGGGGGCAGAGAGACCATGTGGGAGTCACATGCATGCAGAAGATGAGCAGTAAACAGATGATAGGAGCACAGTCAACCTCTGAATGAATTACACTATGAACATCACCACGCAGCCCCCTCAGACAATCAACGGAGATGTTGCTGTCACCTATGTGCTGGTCCCATTCTTCCTCATCACATTGATTGGGATAGTTGCTGCAGTGGTAGGTGCCATATAGGCAAATAACCATGATTTCATAGATGATTTAGCACTTTTCATTTATAACAGTGTGACTCTGTGCTAGTGCAAGGGAAAGAATGTGAAGTCGCATGACGCATTGATTGTGTAAACCCAGGCCAGACAGAAAAACAATTTCTGTTGTGGATTTGTCTTACTATTGTACATGCGCGATTTTATTAGATTCACATTACCTTGACAAAATCAGCTACAAAGTAGTTATGCAAACTAATGTAGGCTATCTTCTGTTTTACAGGTGATGTACATAAGAAGGAAACGAAGGTAAAAAAGACAAACACTGCAGCACTCTTTGAAAGATAGGGATTTACTAAACAGTGGAAATTCTGTACTTAAAGGTATAGTGGAAGAATATCTTTTTCCAGGTGGAttatcaagactattggtcctccaaGTGGTCAATCATTCTGGTGATATGTTTACATAAGGCCGTCATACGTGCTGGTCCCTAGGTAGTTTTCGCTTTCTGCGcatgcgcactttcaggtgtatatgtgtggtgggcTATGGTTTCAGCCATTCATTAAAGCTCGCGTTCTCACCCTGTTTTTTTATGTCTGAGGGTGGCAAAAAAAAAGTGAGAAATTGAATGACAAGGAGAGAAAggcctctgaagaaagaaacaagacaaGAGTGTTTCGGGGAGAATATTTCACACGCTGACGTGCGCTTAaagcacaggttgggcttcccactgaTGCCTCAGTCGCGAAGTTTCTACTTGACAGATAAAGTTTGGCATGCTTTTTGGAGAAATTcgtttaaaatcactgctagtaaaaattgatgtaagctattattagctatgctagccctggcacaagtcacgtaccccacagacacggtaaacatttCAATTTGTCTAAAGTATCCTTAAGACCAAATGGTAAAAGGTATCACACTGTAATGTTCTAAAACCTTGTGTGTTCATTTTTGATAATTCCAATGTGTtcaccatttatttattacacaaATGCAACAAACTACTTCTCCATTGCAGATCATGTGTCTAAATATGTGGAAACTGGggttgtttttgtaattaatCAAAGACCTTTTGTTCTGCATTTGTTGTCTTAACATTTAGGATTGACAGACTACGGCATCAGTT contains:
- the smim29 gene encoding small integral membrane protein 29; this encodes MNYTMNITTQPPQTINGDVAVTYVLVPFFLITLIGIVAAVVMYIRRKRRIDRLRHQLLPVYTYDPAEELNEAEQEILWKEEDTKVVQGWMRSYQQRQPLLSKDQEA